The Streptomyces sp. P9-A4 genome contains a region encoding:
- a CDS encoding GAF domain-containing sensor histidine kinase — protein sequence MTAEASDAPDPLEAATQATRSLQGLSTELTARVPQLLEAMRSVGTGLELHSTLDRICETAAELADARYAAIGVVDDEGKGLSDFVTFGVDEEVARRIGHRPDGHAGLLGALIQAPQTIRLADLSADPRSAGFPPGHPPMRTFLGVPIRVQGEIFGNLYLAEKHGGGEFNDYDVHMVRVLATEAGIAIGNARLYEAARQRERWIDGSVAVTTALLSGGDADDALAVVAEQARRLADADAGIVLLPAEDGGLEIVAVSSPRPTKSLGVVIPPESAVVEQLLAGEAVFIADASKDPRMISRLTSPYGPSMMLPLQSGGRVLGALATPRVRGARQFTEAERTLATQFASQAALALMMADAQRDRERLAVYEDRDRIARDLHDLVIQRLFATGMMLEGAQRRSIVPAVREGVGKAVDELDVTIQEIRTAIFALQQGPAEAPSGLRTRVLREINMAAVPLGFKPAHRFLGAIDTMVGELTGKNLIAALREALSNAFRHAEASRIEVVVDAGVTLPDGSAGVRLEVADDGIGIPAGGRRSGLRNLARRAESLGGASWCGPGIGEDGGGTTVVWEAPL from the coding sequence ATGACCGCCGAAGCGTCCGACGCCCCGGACCCCCTGGAAGCCGCCACTCAGGCCACCCGCAGCCTCCAGGGCCTGTCCACGGAACTCACCGCCCGCGTACCGCAGCTCCTGGAGGCCATGCGTTCGGTCGGCACCGGGCTCGAACTCCACTCCACCCTCGACCGCATCTGCGAGACCGCCGCCGAACTCGCCGACGCCCGCTACGCCGCGATCGGCGTCGTCGACGACGAGGGCAAGGGCCTGTCCGACTTCGTCACCTTCGGTGTCGACGAGGAGGTGGCCCGCCGCATCGGACACCGGCCCGACGGCCACGCCGGGCTGCTCGGCGCGCTGATCCAGGCCCCCCAGACGATCCGCCTCGCCGACCTCTCCGCCGACCCGCGCTCGGCCGGCTTCCCGCCGGGACACCCCCCGATGCGGACCTTCCTCGGCGTTCCCATCCGCGTCCAGGGCGAGATCTTCGGCAATCTGTACCTCGCGGAGAAGCACGGCGGCGGCGAGTTCAACGACTACGACGTGCACATGGTCCGGGTGCTGGCCACCGAGGCGGGCATCGCCATCGGCAACGCCCGTCTGTACGAGGCCGCCCGGCAGCGCGAGCGGTGGATCGACGGCTCGGTCGCCGTCACCACCGCGCTGCTCTCCGGCGGCGACGCCGACGACGCCCTCGCCGTCGTCGCCGAACAGGCCCGGCGGCTCGCCGACGCCGACGCCGGCATCGTGCTGCTGCCCGCCGAGGACGGCGGCCTGGAGATCGTCGCCGTCTCCTCGCCCCGGCCCACGAAGTCGCTGGGCGTGGTGATCCCGCCCGAGAGCGCCGTGGTGGAACAGCTTCTGGCCGGCGAGGCGGTCTTCATCGCGGACGCGTCGAAGGACCCGCGCATGATCAGCCGGCTGACCTCCCCGTACGGCCCCAGCATGATGCTGCCGCTGCAGAGCGGCGGGCGGGTGCTCGGCGCGCTCGCCACCCCCCGGGTGCGGGGCGCGCGCCAGTTCACCGAGGCGGAGCGGACGCTCGCGACCCAGTTCGCCTCGCAGGCGGCGCTCGCCCTGATGATGGCCGACGCGCAGCGGGACCGGGAGCGCCTCGCCGTCTACGAGGACCGCGACCGGATCGCCCGTGACCTGCACGATCTCGTGATCCAGCGGCTCTTCGCCACCGGCATGATGCTGGAGGGTGCCCAGCGCAGGTCGATCGTGCCGGCCGTGCGCGAGGGCGTCGGCAAGGCCGTGGACGAACTGGACGTGACCATCCAGGAGATCCGTACGGCGATCTTCGCGCTCCAGCAGGGCCCCGCCGAGGCCCCCTCGGGGCTGCGCACCCGCGTGCTGCGGGAGATCAACATGGCGGCGGTGCCGCTCGGCTTCAAGCCCGCGCACCGCTTCCTCGGCGCGATCGACACCATGGTCGGCGAACTCACCGGCAAGAACCTCATCGCCGCGCTGCGGGAGGCGCTCTCCAACGCCTTCCGGCACGCGGAGGCGAGCCGTATCGAGGTGGTCGTCGACGCGGGCGTCACCCTGCCGGACGGCTCCGCCGGGGTACGGCTCGAAGTCGCCGACGACGGCATCGGCATTCCGGCGGGCGGGCGGCGCAGCGGTCTGCGCAACCTGGCGCGGCGGGCCGAGTCGCTGGGCGGCGCGAGCTGGTGCGGACCAGGCATCGGGGAGGACGGCGGCGGCACGACGGTGGTGTGGGAGGCGCCGCTGTAG
- a CDS encoding Cof-type HAD-IIB family hydrolase, translating into MTSPRSPHPSAPAPRLIATDLDGTLLRDDKSVSARTVAALAAAEQAGIEVFFVTGRPARWMDVVSDHVHGHGLAICANGAALVDLHTGGTFLEVRPLERPVALDVVRALRAAAPGTSFAVELTTGIHYEPQYPPFFLDPGATVATAEKLLFEEEPGAAAPVLKLLAQHPELDPDAFLAVARETAGDRAAFTRSSPTALIEISAHGVSKASTLALCCAERGITAEEVVAFGDMPNDIEMLSWAGRSYAMGNAHPDVIAAASGRTVGNNEDGVAVVIEQLVAEATAAAHGDQLRRPHGD; encoded by the coding sequence GTGACCTCTCCCCGTTCCCCGCACCCGTCCGCCCCGGCTCCCCGGCTGATCGCCACCGACCTCGACGGCACGCTGCTGCGCGACGACAAGTCCGTCTCCGCGCGCACGGTCGCCGCACTCGCCGCGGCCGAGCAGGCCGGCATCGAGGTCTTCTTCGTCACCGGCCGCCCGGCCCGCTGGATGGACGTCGTCAGCGACCACGTCCACGGGCACGGTCTGGCGATCTGCGCCAACGGCGCCGCCCTCGTCGACCTCCACACGGGCGGCACCTTCCTGGAGGTGCGTCCGCTGGAGCGGCCCGTCGCCCTCGATGTCGTACGGGCCCTGCGTGCCGCCGCGCCCGGCACCTCCTTCGCGGTCGAGCTGACCACCGGCATCCACTACGAGCCGCAGTACCCGCCGTTCTTCCTCGACCCCGGCGCGACCGTCGCCACCGCCGAGAAGCTCCTCTTCGAAGAGGAGCCGGGAGCCGCCGCCCCCGTGCTCAAGCTGCTCGCCCAGCACCCGGAGCTCGACCCCGACGCGTTCCTCGCGGTGGCGAGGGAGACGGCCGGGGACCGCGCCGCCTTCACCCGGTCGAGCCCCACCGCCCTCATCGAGATCAGCGCCCATGGCGTCTCCAAGGCCTCCACCCTGGCCCTCTGCTGCGCCGAGCGCGGCATCACGGCCGAGGAGGTCGTCGCCTTCGGCGACATGCCCAACGACATCGAGATGCTGAGCTGGGCGGGCCGCTCGTACGCGATGGGCAACGCCCACCCCGACGTGATCGCCGCCGCCTCCGGCCGTACGGTCGGCAACAACGAGGACGGCGTGGCCGTCGTCATCGAGCAGCTGGTGGCAGAAGCGACGGCAGCCGCGCACGGCGACCAGCTCCGCCGACCGCACGGCGACTAG
- a CDS encoding NAD(P)-dependent oxidoreductase, with translation MRLLLFGVTGGTGAQLLAQALAAGHQVTAVARDPARVPVPVPAPMTDPAPDPASRLTVLRGDALAPETWRQAVAGHDAVLSCLGSTDRKHPTTVYSRGTRNIVEAMRASGVDRLLCLSSAGLEITPDVPLPQRLVTRYVIQRLYRHGYADMARMETFMTSAATGDTAWTVVRPPMLTDGPLTGRYRTAENGHLDRPKSLSRADLAHCLLTRVDDPRTHRAVMEVAY, from the coding sequence ATGAGGCTCCTGCTCTTCGGCGTCACCGGCGGCACCGGCGCTCAGCTCCTCGCGCAGGCCCTCGCCGCGGGCCACCAGGTCACCGCCGTGGCCCGCGACCCCGCCCGGGTGCCGGTGCCCGTACCAGCGCCGATGACGGACCCGGCCCCGGACCCGGCGTCCCGGCTGACGGTCCTGCGCGGGGACGCGCTCGCACCGGAGACCTGGCGGCAGGCCGTCGCCGGGCACGACGCCGTCCTCTCCTGCCTCGGCAGCACCGACCGCAAGCACCCGACGACCGTCTACTCGCGGGGCACCCGGAACATCGTCGAAGCCATGCGCGCGTCCGGCGTGGACCGGCTGCTCTGCCTCTCCTCCGCCGGCCTGGAGATCACCCCCGACGTGCCGCTGCCGCAACGGCTGGTCACCCGGTACGTGATCCAGCGCCTCTACCGGCACGGCTACGCCGACATGGCCCGGATGGAGACCTTCATGACCTCGGCGGCGACAGGGGACACGGCCTGGACGGTGGTACGGCCGCCGATGCTCACCGACGGCCCGCTGACCGGCCGCTACCGGACCGCCGAGAACGGCCACCTGGACCGCCCGAAGTCCCTCTCCCGCGCCGATCTCGCGCACTGCCTCCTGACCCGGGTCGACGACCCCCGCACCCATCGGGCCGTCATGGAGGTCGCGTACTGA
- a CDS encoding SGNH/GDSL hydrolase family protein, translating to MTESRTHDETRNSAKPSGAPDPALIAKLLRFQQPEKSLRYLGELSDARLADLFGLDPDTYRALLRDLDEQARNTAAELLKDPAFADRVGALPFRPGQRIVALGESTTADRLSWFAILRHLLPDSVVLVDLAVSGLTTTQALAQLPPLPHLRPDWVLCMLGANDTQRIGRGTDGPGTRLVSGPETERNLLALRELAAPPVADRWIWLTPGSVDQERADAYPHFRRAGIGWSAEDVDGVADFLLGRPELTVDTRAAAAGLHLDDGIHLTPEGQRAIAVALVEALAKAAAKAAEATEVAAS from the coding sequence ATGACCGAGAGCCGCACCCACGACGAGACCCGCAACAGCGCGAAGCCCAGCGGCGCCCCCGACCCCGCCCTGATCGCCAAACTCCTCCGCTTCCAGCAGCCCGAGAAGTCCCTGCGCTACCTGGGCGAACTCTCCGACGCCCGCCTCGCCGACCTCTTCGGCCTCGACCCCGACACATACCGCGCCCTGCTGCGGGACCTCGACGAGCAGGCCCGGAACACCGCCGCCGAACTCCTCAAGGACCCCGCCTTCGCCGACCGGGTCGGCGCACTGCCCTTCCGGCCCGGCCAGCGGATCGTGGCGCTCGGCGAGAGCACCACCGCCGACCGGCTCTCCTGGTTCGCGATCCTGCGCCACCTCCTCCCGGACAGCGTCGTACTCGTCGACCTCGCGGTCTCCGGGCTCACCACCACCCAGGCCCTCGCCCAACTCCCCCCGCTGCCCCACCTGCGCCCCGACTGGGTCCTCTGCATGCTCGGCGCGAACGACACCCAGCGGATCGGCCGTGGCACCGACGGGCCCGGCACCCGGCTGGTCAGCGGTCCCGAGACCGAGCGCAACCTCCTGGCCCTCCGCGAACTCGCCGCTCCCCCGGTGGCGGACCGCTGGATCTGGCTCACCCCCGGCTCCGTCGACCAGGAACGGGCCGACGCCTACCCCCACTTCCGCCGCGCCGGGATCGGCTGGAGCGCCGAGGACGTCGACGGCGTCGCCGACTTCCTCCTCGGCCGTCCCGAACTCACCGTCGACACCCGGGCGGCCGCCGCGGGACTGCACCTCGACGACGGGATCCACCTCACCCCCGAAGGCCAGCGGGCCATCGCCGTCGCGCTCGTCGAGGCCCTGGCGAAGGCGGCGGCGAAGGCAGCCGAGGCGACGGAGGTGGCGGCGTCATGA